Proteins encoded in a region of the Lathamus discolor isolate bLatDis1 chromosome Z, bLatDis1.hap1, whole genome shotgun sequence genome:
- the DYNLRB2 gene encoding dynein light chain roadblock-type 2, producing the protein MAEVEETLKRIQSHKGVIATIVINAEGIPVRTTLDNSTTVQYAALLQQLIMKARSTVRDIDPQNDLTFLRIRSKKHEIMVAPDKDYLLVVVQNPCE; encoded by the exons GCTGAAGTGGAGGAAACCCTAAAGAGGATTCAGTCCCACAAAGGTGTTATTGCGACTATCGTGATAAACGCCGAAG GAATTCCAGTTAGAACAACTCTTGATAACTCTACAACAGTCCAGTATGCAGCTCTTCTTCAGCAGCTCATCATGAAAGCTAGGAGCACAGTACGAGACATTGACCCTCAGAATGATCTAACCTTTCTTAGGATCAGATCGAAGAAACATGAAATTATGGTAGCTCCAG ATAAGGATTATCTCCTGGTCGTTGTTCAGAACCCATGTGAATAG